From Triticum urartu cultivar G1812 chromosome 2, Tu2.1, whole genome shotgun sequence, a single genomic window includes:
- the LOC125537305 gene encoding uncharacterized protein LOC125537305 isoform X1, which translates to MGACGPAFCIYHHRRGRSVLLHRSHVASPPWCPAPDLVLVGLRRPQDSSSDLPVLCFASSRPCLLHPRRPPPAASPPRRTSFLSLQPWPQARQAVAPSSLHQPGWTPICRICKSRGRPLHLRRISHLCKPLPRLCLVRAGRRTRLCSPASTSAMTRSSLYRPPVSFFASMASFTQGRLHHRERLHDDPGYGITKCQLPFSSARPASSTTTS; encoded by the exons ATGGGTGCCTGCGGCCCTGCCTTCTGCATCTACCACCATCGTCGTGGCCGGTCCGTGCTTCTCCACCGGAGCCACGTCGCCTCCCCGCCATGGTGCCCTGCTCCAGACCTCGTCCTCGTCGGACTACGCCGCCCCCAGGACAGCTCCTCCGACCTCCCCGTCCTCTGCTTCGCCTCCTCGCGCCCCTGCCTTCTTCACCCACGCCGTCCTCCACCAGCAGCGTCGCCACCCCGCCGGACCTCGTTCCTCAGCCTGCAGCCATGGCCTCAAGCTCGCCAAGCCGTTGCTCCCTCGTCCCTGCACCAGCCAGGTTGGACGCCCATCTGCCGGATCTGCAAGtcccgtggccgccctcttcatCTCCGACGGATCTCGCACCTTTGCAAGCCGCTGCCCCGCCTCTGCCTCGTTCGAGCGGGGAGGAGGACGCGCCTCTGCTCGCCCGCATCGACAAGTGCAATGACCCGCAGCTCTCTGTACCGGCCTCCGGTTAGCTTCTTCGCCTCCATGGCCTCCTTCACACAAG GTCGACTCCATCACAGAGAACGACTACATGATGACCCTGGATATGGGATTACAAAATGCCAATTACCCTTCAGTTCAGCAAGACCGGCAAGTTCGACTACAACATCGTAA